A part of Antechinus flavipes isolate AdamAnt ecotype Samford, QLD, Australia chromosome 6, AdamAnt_v2, whole genome shotgun sequence genomic DNA contains:
- the ALKBH3 gene encoding alpha-ketoglutarate-dependent dioxygenase alkB homolog 3: MEDKRRRVRVQGGWAGPARNQAAGKPGLGAKGPPQQGRGQNWMKSESRLPERQFVYKEPKEEVLRRIPDPQVIDKEGVYEISISPTGTSRIRLFPNFIDSEEADWIFEQLCQDIPWKQRTGNREGMSYLQPRLTAWYGELPYTYSRITMEPNPQWHPVLSMLKSRIEESTGHTFNSLLCNLYRNDKDSVDWHSDDEPSLGRCPIIASLSLGATRTFEMRKKPPAEENGDYTYVEKVKIPLDHGTLLMMEGATQVDWQHRVPKEYHSKEARVNLTFRTVFSEPSGMDSRVT, translated from the exons ATGGAGGACAAGAGACGGAGAGTCCGAGTGCAGGGGGGCTGGGCAGGCCCTGCCAGGAACCAGGCTGCTGGGAAGCCAG GTCTCGGTGCCAAAGGCCCCCCCCAGCAAGGCCGTGGACAGAACTGGATGAAAAGCGAGTCACGTCTACCTGAAAGACAGTTTGTGTATAAAGAACCAAAGGAAGAG GTTTTACGTCGGATCCCAGACCCACAAGTGATTGA cAAAGAAGGTGTCTATGAAATCAGCATATCACCCACAGGCACTTCTCG GATACGCTTGTTTCCCAATTTCATTGACTCGGAAGAAGCCGATTGGATATTTGAACAACTGTGCCAAGATATTCCATGGAAGCAGCGGACTGGTAATCGAGAGG GCATGAGTTACCTGCAGCCAAGATTGACAGCGTGGTATGGAGAACTCCCTTACACTTATTCCAGAATTACAATGGAGCCAAATCCTCAA TGGCACCCCGTGCTGAGCATGCTGAAGAGCCGCATCGAGGAGAGCACCGGCCACACCTTCAACTCCTTACTCTGCAACCTTTATCGGAACGACAAGGACAGTGTGGACTGGCACAGTGATGACGAGCCCTCGCTGGGCAGATGCCCCATCATCGCCTCCCTCAGCCTGGGCGCCACCCGCACCTTTGAGATGAGGAAGAAGCCCCCTGCG GAAGAGAATGGAGACTATACATATGTGGAAAAAGTAAAGATACCCTTGGATCATGGGACCTTGTTGATGATGGAAGGAGCCACACAAGTTGATTGGCAG CACCGGGTACCCAAGGAGTACCATTCTAAGGAAGCAAGAGTGAACCTGACCTTTAGGACTGTTTTCTCCGAGCCCAGTGGGATGGATTCGAGAGTGACCTAA